TCGACAGCATATTGCCGAAATACGTCAGATCTTTTGGCTCAGTTACGTTGTCGCTGAACTTGCACAGGATCGACACCCACGCTTGCGTTCCGATCACGGCGTTCGGCGCATTCATCGCATCAATCGCGGCATCGATCGGCACCATCGATTCCACGGCGAGCAATTCGGGCTGCGTTTTATCGGCCAGCAATTGCGCCGGCATGACCGCGATACGTTTGCCCTGTAGCCGATAGAGATCGCCCGCCGCGCGGCGCGCGCGCGCAGGATCGAGTGCGATACGCCGACCATCGTCAGTCACCAAAGTCACGAGCAACGGCGAGGTGCGATCAATCGCATCCGGCGCGGCATCGCCCCAGACCAGTTCGAGCTGACCGCGTAGCAAAGCGTCCGGCGCGGCACGCGTGAGACCTGGCATAACGAGGCAGAACAGCAGTGCGGCGCACAGAATCCAGCGATACAACATCATGGCTTCCTCGTTTTCAGTGAGCGTAAGCTCAAGCAAAAAATCTGATACTCGCAACGATCAGCGCGTATTTTTCGATTCCAACTTTAGCATTCGCATGTCTGCGATAAGGCGCACGGATTCGCAGTTTGCATGCACGGCGCGATACACAAACTGCCAACACGGGTTTCGATCAATTCGCGCGTGCCTTGAGCGCGACGACCGCCGGCAATTCCTTGCCTTCGAGAAATTCGAGGAATGCGCCGCCGCCAGTGGAGATATACGAAATTTTTTCCGCGACGCCGTATTTTTCCACCGCGGCAATCGTGTCGCCGCCGCCGGCAATCGAAAACGCGTTCGAGTCTGCGATCGCATGCGCGAGCGTTTCGGTGCCGCCGCCGAATTGATCGAACTCGAATACGCCGACCGGGCCGTTCCACACCACCGTGCCGGCTTGCGCGATCATCGCCGCATAACGCTTGGCGGTGTCGGGGCCGATGTCGAGAATCATGTCATCAGCCGCGACATCGGCGACCTGTTTGACGGTCGCAGCAGCATCGGCGGAAAACGCTTTCGCGACGACGACATCGCTCGGAATCGGTACGTCCGCACCACGCGCCTTGGCGTCGGCAATGACTTTTTTCGCAGCGTCGAGCAGATCGTTTTCGACCAGCGATTTGCCGATCGCAAAACCGGCGGCGGCGATAAACGTGTTGGCAATGCCACCGCCGACGATGAGCTGATCGACCTTCGCCGCGAGCGTTTCGAGCAAGGTCAGTTTGGTCGATACTTTCGAGCCGGCGACGATCGCTAGTAACGGTCGCGCCGGATGCAACAGCGCCTTGCCGAGCGCATCGAGTTCGGCGCTGAGCAGCGGGCCGGCGGCAGCAATCGGCGCGAAGCGGATCACGCCATGCGTGCTCGCCTGGGCGCGATGCGCGGTGCCGAATGCATCCATCACAAACACATCGCACAACGCCGCATATTTTTTCGCCAGCGCCTCGTCGTCCTTGCCTTCGCCGATATTCATGCGGCAATTTTCCAGCAGCACAACTTCGCCGGCGGCGACCTCCACGCCATCGAGATAATCACGTTGCAGGCGCACCGGCTGGCCGAGCGCATGCGCCAGCCACTCAGCGACTGGCTGCAAAGATTCGGATGCCTCGAAGCTGCCTTCCTTCGGACGCCCGATATGCGACATCACCAACACCTTGGCGCCCGCATCGCGCGCGAGCTTGATCGTCGGCAACGCGGCTTCGAGGCGCTGCGTGGCCGTGATCCGGCCATCCTTGAGCGGCACGTTCAGATCCTCGCGGATCAGCACGCGTTTGCCGCGCAGGTCGAGATCGGTCATGCGGATAAAGGTCATTTCGGCTCCAGAGGCGAGGCGCGATCCGGCTGGCTTGCCGCTCGCGACCTCGCATTATGCCGTCATGAACTGCGCATGCAAAACGGCATGCGCGTGTCTTGCGGGTTAACGATGACGCGCCCAATAGCCGTCATGGAAACGCCAGTTCGGCCCGGCGTGTTCCCAGTACGCGGCGCGATATTCGTAGCCCGGACGTCCGCGCACCCAATAGCCATTCGCCCACACGTGGCGATGACCATCCCAGCGCCAATATCCCGGCGCCCACACATAACCAACCCGCGCAGCGGGCACCACTTCAACTGCACGCTCCGGCGGCGCAACGCCGATATTCACGCCGAGAAAAACCCCGGCAGCGGCAGGTTGCGATAAGACGGCGGTAGCGAGTCCGCCAGCGACGATCAGCGATAAGATTTGCTTGCGCATAAAGTTCTCCCGAGTAGTTGGACCATGACGCCAGTTTCTGGTGTCGTGATCCGAAAAACGTTCGGGAGATAGTGGCGTTGACGGGTGTCTGCCGCGCGTTCAGGTTTCGGCAAGCAAGCGCAAGCGCCTCAATAGATGTGTGGAATATAAAATTACCTCCACGACTTGGACTCTCGTCGACATTCTCAATGCTGATTCGCATACCGGCACGCATCACCACATAGACCCAAGAGGCACCCAATCAGGAGGCAAAAGCCCATTGCGGGCTGGACTCGGATTTCATGTGTCAATGCAAGATCAGACCTCTCTAAGACCCCGTCCCTAAAATCCTCTACGCACCGCAATCTTTTGAACGCATAGAGAAGATAAAGACGCACGGCAAGCTGGCGAAGGCCGCCGAACATTGGTGATCCAGCACTTACGCGCCATGCATAAGTGCGACTCCAACCGCTGGCACCGCCGATCGAGTAAAGTTCGGTTTGAAACCGAGGCTTTGGTTCAGCAATTTCTTTGCGGCTGAGCCGCAGCAGTTTCGTGGGAGAGTAAAAATGAACTTTGGTGAATGGCTAGGGGTAATCAGCTTACTCGTTGCGTTGCTTGGAACACGGCAGCAGCGAGGAGAGATAGGTTCCGCGACAAAAGTGGCGAGCACCAAATTCAAAGCAGAAATCAACAAATATGCCGCAGCAAGACGAAACAAACTTACTGCGATGATCGACTGTCCTAGTTTCTTTCTAGCTGACGTATTGTTCAAAATTGGTGCCCTCGGAATACTTTTTTGGACCATTTTTTCAGTGAATGGCGCGACCGTGACTTCGGAAAATGGGCTAGCCCTAAGAGCGGGCTTCAATGCGGCCGCGCATATGGCCGTAAGCCTTCTAGTAGGGATAATTTTCGGTACACTCCTGAATGTCTATTCGGCCGTAAAGGAAAGAATGCGGCTCGCAACATTGGCCGGTTTAAGTCCCGCCTCCGCATTCGGTCCTCGTACACAAGTTGCTGCGCCTAGCAGTATTGATTGAATAAGCACAGCCAGAGCGCTAGCGTGCAGCCAAGGATCGCGTCTTGTAATCACACATAACCTTGCGCGCGAGATCTTCTGACCATTGCAGTACGCAAACTCAAATGATCGCCATTTGCTTGTAGTGAACTTGCATCTGCAATGACGGCGTTTTGATCTGTCGCTCATATTCGTACTTTCGACATTTGCCGGCCAGAATCCCCGAAGTTCATTCGAAACCGGGCAAAATACGCCGTTGGCGGCGCGCAGTCTGCGAATCGCCCCGCGCACTACGCGCAGCCCCCTGCCCACTCGATGACGGAATACGCTTTGTGATGATGAAAACGGCCACCCCGCAACCGCCGGATGCGGCTGACCTTGCGCTGCTCGAACGCCTGCGTGCGGCGGCGGAACTGCTCGAAGCGGTCGCTGCCGACCGTGGTCTGCTGGAACGATTACCCGACGATGACTGCAAGCGCTTGAACCAGGCGGTCGCTCGGGTCTATGCCCCCGACCCGGCCGTGCGCCGGCAAAAACGCAAGACCGCCTTACGCGAGCGCAACAAGGAGCAGATCCGCGTCGAAGAGGCTCTGCTCAACCAGACCGGCATCCGCACGCTGCGCCGCAAGCCCGTGTTCACCACGCCGAACGTGTTTCCACCCAAGGGCTTCACGGCGCACGACAGCGATAGCGATGAGCCGCAGCAACGCGAAACGATCGAGCCGCAGCATTGCTATGTCTGCAAGCAAAAATATTCGACCATCGATGTATTCTACGACCAGCTCTGCCCGACCTGCGCTGCGTTCAATTTCGCCAAGCGCAGCGAGCTGGCCGACCTGCACGGCCGCGTTGCATTGCTGACCGGCGGTCGCGTAAAGATCGGCTATCAGGCCGGACTAAAACTGCTGCGCGCTGGCGCCGAACTGATCGTGACCACGCGCTTTCCGCGTGATTCCGCAGCGCGCTACGCCGAGGAAGAAGACTTCGGAGAATGGGGCCATCGCTTGCAGATTTTCGGCCTCGACTTGCGCCACACGCCGAGTGTCGAGGCGTTCTGTCAGGAACTGGTCGCGACCCGGACGCGTCTTGATTTCATCATCAACAACGCGTGCCAGACCGTGCGCCGGCCGCCCGAGTTCTACGCGCACATGATGGACGGCGAAACCGCCGCGCTGCACGACACACCGGAACGCGTGCGCAAACTGGTCGGCCATTACGAGGGCCTGCGCAGTTCGCAGATCCTGCCCGATACGCCATCCGCGCTGGCGGCGCGTGGTGGTGGCGCATCGGCGATTCCCGGACTGACGCGTGCCGCCGAGCTGTCGCAGATTCCGCTGCTCCCCGAGGAATTGCTGGCACAGTCGCACCTATTCCCCGAAGGCCGCCTCGACCAGGATCTGCAGCAGATCGACCTGCGCGGCCGCAATTCATGGCGTCTGCAGATGGACGAAGTGCCTTCGGTCGAACTGCTCGAAGTGCAACTGGTCAACGCGATCGCGCCGTTCATCATCAACGCGCGCCTGAAACCGTTGATGCTGCGCACACCGGGGCGCGACAAGCACATCGTCAACGTGTCTGCGGTGGAGGGCCAGTTCTACCGCAACTTCAAGACCACCAAACACCCGCACACGAACATGGCGAAGGCCGCGCTCAACATGATGACGCGCACCGCGGCGACCGATTACCACAACGACGGCATCCACATGAACAGCGTCGACACCGGGTGGGTGACCGACGAGGATCCGGCGGAAATCGCTGCGAAAAAGGTGCTGGAGGAACGCTTCCATCCACCGCTCGACATCCTCGACGGTGCCGCGCGGATCGTCGATCCGATCATCAGCGGCATTAATACCGGCGAGCACGTGTGGGGGAAATTCTTGAAGGATTACAAGCCGACGGATTGGTAAACACGGCTGGCGTTGCGGTGCCGGTTGCGCGGTCGTTTTGCAGCGCAAATACAAAAGACAAAAAAATCCCCCGCATGCGAGGCAATGCGGGGGCCGGTTTTACGCAGATTTTTTAACGTGCAGATTCGATCAGCGTGCAGCGATCAGCGCGAGCGTGGTATCGAGCATGCGGTTCGAGAAACCCCATTCGTTGTCGTACCACGACAGTACCTTGACCATCGTGCCGCCCATGACTTTGGTCAGCGTGGCATCGTAGACCGAGCTGCGTGGATCGTGATTGAAATCGACTGAAACCAACGGCTTGGTATTGACGCCGATGATGCCCTTGAACGCACCTTCGGAGGCTTCTTTCATCACCGCGTCGATTTCTTCTTTGCTGGTAGCGCGTGCGGCGACAAAACAAAGATCGACCACCGAGACATTGATGGTCGGCACGCGCATCGAGAAACCGTCGAGCTTGCCGTTGAGTTCCGGCAACACCAATCCGACTGCCGCGGCGGCGCCGGTTTTGGTCGGGATCTGGCTCATGGTTGCCGAGCGTGCGCGACGCAGATCGCTGTGGAATACGTCGGTCAAAACCTGATCGTTGGTGTAGGCGTGAATGGTCGTCATCAAGCCATGCACGATGCCGATTTTTTCGTGCAGCACTTTCGCCAGCGGCGCGAGGCAGTTGGTGGTGCATGACGCATTCGAAATCACCTGATGCGCGGCGGTCAGGGTGTGATGATTGACACCGTAGACGATCGTGCCATCGACATCTTTATCGCCGGGTGCGGAGATGATCACCTTCTTCGCACCGGCCGCAATATGCGCGCCAGCCTTGGCCTTGCTGGTGAAAAAACCGGTGCATTCGAGCACGACATCGACACCCAGTGCGCCCCACGGCAACTTGGCCGGATCACGCTCGGCGAACACCTTGATGCGATCGCCCTTGATGATCAGATCGCCGCCATCCACCTCGACTTCATGCGGAAAACGACCATGCGCGGTGTCGTAACGCGTGAGGTGCGCGTTGGTTTCGGCGTCGCCCAGATCGTTGATCGCGACCACCTGGATTTCGTGCGTGCGATTCGATTCGTACAACGCGCGCAGGATATTGCGACCGATGCGACCGTAACCGTTGATGGCGACTTTAATGGGCATGTAGCGACTCCAGGCAGTGAGGCGAGTGGGCGGGTATTTTAGCGCTTAAAGTAGTGCTTTCGCAGCAGCCAGCACATGTTCGGCGGTGATGCCGAAATGCTTGTACAGAGCTTCCGCCGGCGCCGATGCGCCAAAACTGTCAATGCCGATCACAGCGCCATCCAGCCCGACATATTTGCGCCAGAAGTCGGTAACGCCCGCTTCGACCGCGACACGTTTGCGACACCAGCCCGGCAATACGCCTTCGCGATATTCCAGCGGTTGCGCATCGAACACGTCAGTACTCGGCATCGAAACCACGCGCACACCTATACCTTGCGCATCGAGTTCGCGCGCGGCGTGCATCGCGAGTTCGACTTCGGAACCGGTCGCCATGAGGATGATCTGCACCTTGGCATTCAGCGGATCGAGCAGCACATAACCGCCACGCGCGATATCGGCCAATTGGGTTTTGTCGCGCAGCTGATGCTGCAGATTCTGACGCGAGAAAATCAGGCAACTCGGGCCATCGCGGCGCTCGATCGCGGCCTTCCACGCGACCGCCGATTCCACCGCATCACAAGGCCGCCAGACATGGTTGTTCGGGATGTAGCGCAGGCTCGCCAGATGCTCGACCGGTTGATGCGTCGGGCCGTCTTCGCCGAGGCCGATCGAGTCATGCGTGAACACGTGGATCGCGCCGGCTGGAATCAGCGCGCTCATGCGCAACGCGTTACGCGAATAATCCGAGAACACGAGGAAAGTGGCGTCATACGGAATCAGCGCGCCGTGCAGCGCGATGCCGTTGCTGATCGCGCTCATGCCGAATTCGCGCACGCCGTAATAAACGTAGTTGCCGTTCTCGTCGCCGAGCTTGATATCACGCGAGCCTTTCCACAACGTGAGGTTGGAATGCGCGAGATCGGCCGAACCGCCGATCAGTTCCGGCAACAGCGGGCCGAACGCATCCAACGCCATTTGCGATGCCTTGCGTGACGCAACGACCGGGCCTTCGTGTTGCAGTTTCACGATATACGCCTGAGCGCTGAGCTCCCAGCCGTGCGGCAGATCGCCGTTGATGCGGCGCTGCAATTCGGCGGCCAGATCGGGATGCGCATTTGTATACTTTGCGAATACCGCGTGCCAGGTTTGTTCGCGCGCCTCGCCTTTCAACTGCGCATTCCACGAGGCGTAGATTTCCTGCGGAATGACGAACGGGGCGTGGCTCCAACCGAGCGCGGCGCGCGCGCCGGCGATTTCCTCGGCACCGAGCGGCGCACCGTGCGCGCCTTCGGTGCCGGCCTTTTTCGGCGCGCCAAAACCGATCACGGTCTTGCAGCAGATCAAGGTCGGCATGTCGTGCGTTTTTGCCTGCGCGATCGCGGCATGCACGGCGTCGGCATTGTGGCCATCGACGTGACGAATCACCTTCCAGCCATACGCCTCGAAACGCGCGGGCGTGTCGTCGCGAAACCAGCCGACCACCTTGCCGTCGATCGAAATATCGTTATCGTCGTAGATCGCGATGAGCTTGCCGAGCTTAAGCGCGCCGGCCAACGAGCAGACTTCGTGCGAGATGCCTTCCATCAGGCAACCGTCGCCGAGCAGCACGTAGGTGTGGTGATCGACCACATCAAAACCGGGCTGGTTGAAACGCGCCGCGAGCACCTTTTCCGCAAGCGCCATACCGACCGCGTTGGCCAAACCCTGACCGAGCGGGCCGGTGGTGGTTTCGACGCCCGGCGTTTCGCTGTACTCGGGATGCCCGGCGGTTTTCGAATGCAGTTGGCGGAAGCGCTTGATCTGCTCGATCGGCAAGTCGTAACCGCTCAGGTGCAACAGAGAATACAGCAGCATCGAGCCATGCCCGTTCGACAATACGAACCGATCGCGATTGAACCACTTCGGATTTTTCGGGTTGTGGCTGAGGAAATCGTTCCACAACACTTCGGCGATATCCGCCATGCCCATCGGCGCGCCGGGATGGCCGGATTTGGCGGCTTCGACCGCGTCCATGGATAACGCACGGATGGCGTTGGCGAGCTCTCTACGGCTGGTCATGCGGAACTCTCTGGTAGGGGAATCGGGGGCGGCGCGGGCCACGCAGGGCGGCATTGTCGCCGATGTGCGCCGACCTTGTCGCGCGGAGATCTCGCGCGACCGCCATGTTCAGGCATCTAAAGCCCGACTGAACAGCAAAATCCGCGAGCGGAACTATTTTCTGTACCGCTGAGTCTTGAAATGCCAGGACGATGACCATAACTTGATTGCCGTCACCACAACCGCGCCATTCAAAGAGTTTCAGCGCGCGGTTTTGGAAAATTTGAGTCACAGATTTTTTTATCAATAAGCAGGAGAAAGTCGTGAAAAAAACCCTATTGGCCATTGCCTTGGCGACCACCGGTTTCGCCGCGCTGTCGACATCGAGTTTCGCCGCGGATGCGGCCTATAACGGCGGTTATTTCATCAACGGCGGTGTCGGCCGCACCGAAGTCAACAAGAGTCCGTTCGATACCAACGATACCGGCTACACCCTCAACGGCGGTTATCGCTGGGGCTTGTTCGGCGTCGAAGTCGGTTACACGGATTTGGGTTCGTACAAACAGAATGTCACGGTCGGCACCACGCCTTTGAGCCTGAAAGCCAAGGTTCATGGCCCAACCGTTGGCGGCAATGTACATATTCCGGTCGGCGACAATTTTTACGTGAGCGGTCGCGCCGGCGTTTATCACTTCGACGGCAACGCGCAACTCGGCGGCCTCGACAGCATCGGCAACGCGGTCATCGTGCGCACCAGCACTGACGGCTACAAGCCTTACGGCGGCGTTGGTGTCGGTTACGATTTTTCGAGCAATGTCAGCCTCGGTGTGAACTACGATTACTACAGCGCGAAAAAGAGCGATTTCGATCTGAGTTCCAAGATGCTTTCGGTGAATGCCGAGTACCGTTTCTAAACAGTAAACCCCGCACTCCTC
The sequence above is drawn from the Pseudolysobacter antarcticus genome and encodes:
- a CDS encoding phosphoglycerate kinase gives rise to the protein MTFIRMTDLDLRGKRVLIREDLNVPLKDGRITATQRLEAALPTIKLARDAGAKVLVMSHIGRPKEGSFEASESLQPVAEWLAHALGQPVRLQRDYLDGVEVAAGEVVLLENCRMNIGEGKDDEALAKKYAALCDVFVMDAFGTAHRAQASTHGVIRFAPIAAAGPLLSAELDALGKALLHPARPLLAIVAGSKVSTKLTLLETLAAKVDQLIVGGGIANTFIAAAGFAIGKSLVENDLLDAAKKVIADAKARGADVPIPSDVVVAKAFSADAAATVKQVADVAADDMILDIGPDTAKRYAAMIAQAGTVVWNGPVGVFEFDQFGGGTETLAHAIADSNAFSIAGGGDTIAAVEKYGVAEKISYISTGGGAFLEFLEGKELPAVVALKARAN
- the gap gene encoding type I glyceraldehyde-3-phosphate dehydrogenase; the protein is MPIKVAINGYGRIGRNILRALYESNRTHEIQVVAINDLGDAETNAHLTRYDTAHGRFPHEVEVDGGDLIIKGDRIKVFAERDPAKLPWGALGVDVVLECTGFFTSKAKAGAHIAAGAKKVIISAPGDKDVDGTIVYGVNHHTLTAAHQVISNASCTTNCLAPLAKVLHEKIGIVHGLMTTIHAYTNDQVLTDVFHSDLRRARSATMSQIPTKTGAAAAVGLVLPELNGKLDGFSMRVPTINVSVVDLCFVAARATSKEEIDAVMKEASEGAFKGIIGVNTKPLVSVDFNHDPRSSVYDATLTKVMGGTMVKVLSWYDNEWGFSNRMLDTTLALIAAR
- a CDS encoding outer membrane beta-barrel protein translates to MKKTLLAIALATTGFAALSTSSFAADAAYNGGYFINGGVGRTEVNKSPFDTNDTGYTLNGGYRWGLFGVEVGYTDLGSYKQNVTVGTTPLSLKAKVHGPTVGGNVHIPVGDNFYVSGRAGVYHFDGNAQLGGLDSIGNAVIVRTSTDGYKPYGGVGVGYDFSSNVSLGVNYDYYSAKKSDFDLSSKMLSVNAEYRF
- the tkt gene encoding transketolase; the encoded protein is MTSRRELANAIRALSMDAVEAAKSGHPGAPMGMADIAEVLWNDFLSHNPKNPKWFNRDRFVLSNGHGSMLLYSLLHLSGYDLPIEQIKRFRQLHSKTAGHPEYSETPGVETTTGPLGQGLANAVGMALAEKVLAARFNQPGFDVVDHHTYVLLGDGCLMEGISHEVCSLAGALKLGKLIAIYDDNDISIDGKVVGWFRDDTPARFEAYGWKVIRHVDGHNADAVHAAIAQAKTHDMPTLICCKTVIGFGAPKKAGTEGAHGAPLGAEEIAGARAALGWSHAPFVIPQEIYASWNAQLKGEAREQTWHAVFAKYTNAHPDLAAELQRRINGDLPHGWELSAQAYIVKLQHEGPVVASRKASQMALDAFGPLLPELIGGSADLAHSNLTLWKGSRDIKLGDENGNYVYYGVREFGMSAISNGIALHGALIPYDATFLVFSDYSRNALRMSALIPAGAIHVFTHDSIGLGEDGPTHQPVEHLASLRYIPNNHVWRPCDAVESAVAWKAAIERRDGPSCLIFSRQNLQHQLRDKTQLADIARGGYVLLDPLNAKVQIILMATGSEVELAMHAARELDAQGIGVRVVSMPSTDVFDAQPLEYREGVLPGWCRKRVAVEAGVTDFWRKYVGLDGAVIGIDSFGASAPAEALYKHFGITAEHVLAAAKALL
- a CDS encoding YXWGXW repeat-containing protein, translated to MRKQILSLIVAGGLATAVLSQPAAAGVFLGVNIGVAPPERAVEVVPAARVGYVWAPGYWRWDGHRHVWANGYWVRGRPGYEYRAAYWEHAGPNWRFHDGYWARHR
- a CDS encoding SDR family NAD(P)-dependent oxidoreductase — protein: MKTATPQPPDAADLALLERLRAAAELLEAVAADRGLLERLPDDDCKRLNQAVARVYAPDPAVRRQKRKTALRERNKEQIRVEEALLNQTGIRTLRRKPVFTTPNVFPPKGFTAHDSDSDEPQQRETIEPQHCYVCKQKYSTIDVFYDQLCPTCAAFNFAKRSELADLHGRVALLTGGRVKIGYQAGLKLLRAGAELIVTTRFPRDSAARYAEEEDFGEWGHRLQIFGLDLRHTPSVEAFCQELVATRTRLDFIINNACQTVRRPPEFYAHMMDGETAALHDTPERVRKLVGHYEGLRSSQILPDTPSALAARGGGASAIPGLTRAAELSQIPLLPEELLAQSHLFPEGRLDQDLQQIDLRGRNSWRLQMDEVPSVELLEVQLVNAIAPFIINARLKPLMLRTPGRDKHIVNVSAVEGQFYRNFKTTKHPHTNMAKAALNMMTRTAATDYHNDGIHMNSVDTGWVTDEDPAEIAAKKVLEERFHPPLDILDGAARIVDPIISGINTGEHVWGKFLKDYKPTDW